A single region of the Hyalangium ruber genome encodes:
- a CDS encoding sterol desaturase family protein, protein MTFQQLLTDAALAFVVLGVAFWPLERAFAARVGQRLLRPEWGVDFSFFLGQYFVWGPLSVIAIMAARPFLHPEALAGLRAVVAQQPTWLQVIEATVLCDLCVYWWHRLCHQVGWLWRFHAVHHSVEHLDWVAAHREHPLDGLTTQFVCNLPAFVLGIPLGPLAMVAAFRGMWAIFIHSNVRIPLGPLGFLLGAPELHHWHHARVEQTRHNFANLAPYMDWIFGTYHRPTGEERWALGLPESFPRGYLGQLLLPLRALVIPSRKAHGSPQPAGGLRAQAADGAQQ, encoded by the coding sequence ATGACGTTCCAGCAGCTCCTCACCGACGCGGCGCTCGCCTTCGTGGTGCTGGGCGTCGCGTTCTGGCCCTTGGAGCGAGCGTTCGCCGCGCGTGTCGGCCAGCGCCTGCTGCGCCCGGAGTGGGGCGTGGACTTCTCCTTCTTCCTCGGCCAGTACTTCGTGTGGGGGCCGCTCTCGGTCATCGCCATCATGGCCGCTCGGCCCTTCCTGCACCCGGAGGCCCTGGCGGGCTTGCGAGCGGTGGTGGCCCAGCAGCCCACGTGGCTGCAAGTCATCGAGGCGACGGTGCTGTGCGATCTCTGCGTGTACTGGTGGCACCGCCTCTGCCATCAGGTGGGCTGGCTCTGGCGCTTCCACGCCGTCCACCACTCGGTGGAGCACCTGGACTGGGTGGCCGCGCACCGCGAGCACCCGCTGGATGGCCTCACCACCCAGTTCGTGTGCAACCTCCCCGCGTTCGTGCTGGGCATCCCCCTGGGGCCACTGGCCATGGTGGCGGCGTTCCGGGGCATGTGGGCCATCTTCATCCACTCCAACGTGCGCATTCCCCTGGGGCCGCTGGGCTTCCTCCTCGGCGCGCCCGAGCTGCACCACTGGCACCACGCGCGCGTCGAGCAGACCCGGCACAACTTCGCCAACCTCGCTCCTTATATGGACTGGATCTTCGGCACCTACCACCGGCCGACGGGCGAGGAGCGGTGGGCGCTGGGGCTCCCCGAGTCGTTCCCTCGCGGCTACCTGGGGCAGCTCCTGCTACCCCTGCGCGCCCTCGTGATCCCCAGCAGAAAGGCCCACGGGAGTCCGCAGCCGGCTGGGGGCTTGCGGGCGCAGGCGGCGGATGGCGCGCAGCAG
- a CDS encoding hemerythrin domain-containing protein, which yields MDALALLKQQHQEVDVLFERIRQCGEEEKILLLGKISEKLTIHAQIEERHFYPFARRMGIQDMVDHSLQEHAQVKQLIAEILQLKRHDPRIEQNVQKLQSSVQEHVKEEENTLFPRVSSVASTEDLMSVGMEMQRTMEELSQQELLKMAENQGSTVAP from the coding sequence ATGGACGCGCTCGCCTTGCTGAAGCAGCAGCACCAGGAAGTGGATGTGCTGTTCGAACGCATTCGCCAGTGTGGCGAGGAGGAGAAGATCCTGCTCCTGGGTAAAATCTCGGAGAAGCTGACCATCCACGCGCAGATCGAGGAGCGGCACTTCTATCCCTTCGCCCGCCGCATGGGCATCCAGGACATGGTGGACCACTCGCTGCAGGAGCATGCCCAGGTCAAGCAGCTCATCGCGGAGATCCTCCAGCTCAAGCGCCACGATCCGCGCATCGAGCAGAACGTCCAGAAGCTCCAGAGCTCGGTGCAGGAGCACGTGAAGGAGGAGGAGAACACGCTCTTCCCGCGCGTCTCGAGCGTGGCCTCCACGGAGGACTTGATGTCGGTGGGAATGGAGATGCAGCGCACGATGGAGGAGCTGTCCCAGCAGGAACTGCTCAAGATGGCGGAGAACCAGGGCAGCACCGTGGCCCCCTAG
- a CDS encoding elongation factor G, translating into MKHPASPRVVAVVGPQGVGKTTLLESLLRVTGGGPLHASGGNGSGAEHAMTMELATATAEFLGERWTFIDCPGTLEFSQEARHALMVCDAALVVCDTGPERAASLSPLFHFLDRRRIPHLLFLNALDKSGASVRAQLESLQVVSARPLVLREIPLREGERMVGVVDLVSERAWGMSGEREAALIPLPDSHRPLEEAARRQMLERLADQDDTLLEQLLEDIVPPAATLYEQLARALRDDRLVPVFIGSAERGLGLLRLLKGLRHEVPGVEETRIRLGITAEGPPLAQAFKTFHPPHVGKHSLVRIWRGSVVDGHPMGGGRVGGVLRVHGLRQQPVGTATEGEVVLLGRLESVRTGDLVEADGVRHPQDWPVAPPPVHQVAITAEKRTDDVKLPGALARLVEEDPALSVDQDPDTQRLLLGGQGELHLRIAVEHLNSRLRVPVVVRPTPVPYRETIRHRGSHHARHKRQSGGHGQFGDVVVEVRPLPRGQGFTFTSAVVGGAVPRQYIPAVEEGVLEGLRRGPLGFPVVDVAVTLTGGTYHSVDSSDQAFRTAARLAMAEALPKLEPVLLEPILRVEIYVPRDAMPRAQRLVTGRRGQILSFEPNVELPGWDVLTAYMPQAELRGIIVELRSASAGLGYYVAQHDHYSELVGRHAERVVSHQPSAER; encoded by the coding sequence ATGAAACACCCTGCCTCGCCTCGAGTCGTCGCCGTCGTGGGCCCCCAGGGCGTGGGCAAGACGACGCTGCTCGAGTCCCTGCTGCGCGTCACGGGAGGAGGCCCCTTGCACGCCTCGGGGGGCAACGGCTCCGGGGCGGAGCACGCCATGACGATGGAGCTGGCGACCGCCACGGCGGAGTTCCTGGGGGAGCGCTGGACGTTCATCGACTGCCCGGGGACGCTCGAGTTCTCGCAGGAAGCGCGGCACGCGTTGATGGTCTGCGACGCGGCCCTGGTGGTGTGTGACACCGGACCGGAGCGTGCTGCGTCCCTGTCGCCGCTGTTCCACTTCCTCGATCGGCGCCGCATCCCCCACCTGCTCTTCCTCAACGCGCTCGACAAGAGCGGCGCGTCGGTGCGGGCCCAGCTCGAATCCCTGCAGGTCGTCTCCGCCCGGCCCCTGGTGCTGCGGGAGATCCCGCTGCGCGAGGGGGAGCGGATGGTGGGGGTCGTGGATCTCGTGAGCGAGCGCGCGTGGGGCATGAGCGGCGAACGGGAGGCGGCGCTCATTCCGCTGCCGGACTCCCACCGCCCGCTGGAGGAGGCCGCCCGGAGGCAGATGCTCGAACGGCTGGCGGACCAGGACGACACGCTGCTGGAGCAACTCCTGGAAGACATCGTCCCTCCCGCGGCGACGCTCTACGAGCAGCTGGCGCGGGCCCTGCGCGATGATCGGCTGGTACCCGTCTTCATCGGCTCGGCCGAACGAGGGCTGGGGCTGCTGAGGCTCCTGAAGGGACTGCGCCACGAGGTACCGGGCGTCGAGGAGACGCGCATCCGCCTGGGCATCACCGCCGAAGGACCGCCGCTGGCACAGGCCTTCAAGACGTTCCATCCGCCGCACGTGGGCAAGCACTCCCTGGTGCGCATCTGGAGAGGCTCGGTGGTGGATGGCCACCCGATGGGAGGCGGCCGCGTGGGCGGGGTGCTTCGGGTCCACGGCTTACGGCAGCAGCCGGTCGGCACGGCAACCGAGGGCGAGGTGGTGCTCCTGGGCCGCCTGGAGTCGGTTCGCACGGGAGATCTCGTGGAGGCCGACGGCGTGCGGCATCCCCAGGACTGGCCGGTGGCACCGCCCCCGGTACACCAGGTAGCGATCACCGCGGAGAAGCGCACCGATGACGTGAAGCTGCCCGGCGCGCTGGCCCGGCTCGTGGAGGAGGACCCTGCTCTCTCGGTGGATCAGGATCCGGACACGCAGCGGCTGCTGCTCGGAGGCCAGGGCGAGCTGCACTTGCGCATCGCCGTGGAGCACCTGAACAGCCGCCTGAGAGTGCCCGTGGTGGTGCGCCCAACGCCGGTGCCCTACCGGGAGACGATCCGCCACCGGGGGAGCCACCACGCGCGCCACAAGCGCCAGTCGGGTGGACACGGGCAGTTTGGCGACGTGGTGGTGGAGGTGCGTCCACTGCCGCGAGGCCAGGGCTTCACCTTCACCTCGGCCGTGGTGGGCGGAGCCGTGCCGCGACAGTACATCCCCGCCGTCGAGGAGGGAGTCCTGGAGGGGCTGCGGCGAGGCCCGCTGGGCTTCCCAGTGGTGGACGTGGCCGTCACCCTCACGGGAGGCACCTACCACTCGGTGGACAGCTCGGATCAGGCCTTCCGCACCGCCGCGCGCCTGGCCATGGCGGAGGCGCTGCCCAAGCTGGAGCCGGTCTTGCTGGAACCGATCCTCCGGGTGGAGATCTACGTGCCGCGCGACGCCATGCCACGCGCCCAGCGGCTCGTCACCGGCAGGCGCGGACAGATCCTCAGCTTCGAGCCCAACGTGGAGCTGCCAGGCTGGGACGTGCTCACAGCCTACATGCCCCAAGCGGAGCTTCGAGGGATCATCGTGGAGCTGCGCTCGGCCTCGGCGGGCCTCGGGTACTACGTGGCCCAGCACGATCACTACTCGGAACTCGTGGGCCGGCATGCCGAGCGCGTGGTGAGCCACCAGCCCTCGGCCGAGCGGTAG